Proteins encoded together in one Gammaproteobacteria bacterium window:
- a CDS encoding glycosyltransferase family 4 protein, with the protein MSAIHDIGSVPPQQTPSVTLVAAGLEILGGQGVQAEALVQGLRRNGYAVRFLPINPQFPSSMRWLRKLRYARTFFNQLLYLPSLASLRRSDVAHVFSASYWSFLLAPVPALLAAKLFRKRAVLHYHSGEAEDHLSRWGALVHPWLHLADEIVVPSEYLHDVFAHYGYHTRVVKNVVDTQRFAYRERSPLKPRLLSVRNLEPHYRVEDVILAFPQVKARHPDATLTVAGYGSEEARLKALVASLGVEGIRFAGRVEPAAIPALYAEADIFINAAVVDNQPVSVLEAFASGLPVISTGTGDIAAMLRHGEAGVLVPPHDPPAIAGAVNGLLERPERALELARAGRAEAELYTWSRIAGDWADVYRRDLE; encoded by the coding sequence ATGAGCGCCATACATGACATCGGTTCAGTGCCGCCCCAGCAGACGCCCAGCGTCACCCTGGTGGCGGCGGGCCTGGAGATCCTGGGCGGGCAGGGCGTGCAAGCGGAGGCCCTGGTCCAGGGCCTGCGCAGGAACGGCTATGCCGTGCGCTTCCTGCCCATCAATCCTCAGTTCCCGTCTTCCATGCGCTGGCTGCGCAAGCTGCGCTACGCGCGCACCTTCTTCAACCAGCTCCTGTATCTGCCGAGCCTCGCCTCGTTGCGCCGTAGCGACGTAGCCCACGTCTTCTCCGCTTCCTACTGGTCGTTCCTGCTGGCGCCGGTGCCGGCGCTGCTGGCGGCCAAGCTGTTCCGCAAGCGCGCGGTGCTGCACTACCACAGCGGCGAGGCGGAGGATCACCTGTCCCGCTGGGGTGCGCTGGTGCATCCCTGGTTACACCTAGCCGATGAGATCGTGGTGCCTTCCGAGTACCTGCACGACGTGTTCGCGCACTACGGCTACCACACCCGCGTCGTGAAGAACGTGGTGGACACCCAGCGCTTTGCTTATCGCGAGCGTTCACCGCTCAAACCCCGGCTGCTGTCGGTCCGCAACCTCGAGCCTCACTACCGGGTGGAGGACGTGATCCTGGCCTTCCCCCAGGTGAAGGCGCGGCACCCGGATGCGACCCTCACGGTGGCGGGTTATGGCAGCGAGGAGGCGCGCCTCAAGGCGCTCGTCGCCTCCCTCGGCGTGGAAGGCATCCGCTTCGCCGGCCGCGTCGAGCCCGCCGCGATACCAGCCCTATACGCGGAGGCGGACATCTTCATCAACGCGGCGGTGGTGGACAACCAACCGGTGTCGGTACTGGAGGCTTTCGCCTCAGGCTTGCCGGTCATCAGCACAGGCACCGGCGACATCGCCGCCATGCTGCGCCACGGCGAAGCGGGCGTGCTGGTGCCGCCCCACGATCCGCCGGCGATTGCCGGCGCCGTCAACGGGCTCTTGGAGCGTCCGGAGCGGGCGCTGGAGCTCGCGCGGGCCGGCCGCGCCGAGGCGGAACTCTACACCTGGTCCCGCATCGCCGGAGACTGGGCCGACGTCTACCGGAGGGACCTGGAATGA
- a CDS encoding sulfotransferase — MANTQLAFDDLGRQPEPEPRGSALRAVQDRRKPLTVAYIAGDGRSGSTLLDRLIGAYPGTFSCGELGNLLQSIASPDEFCACGSRAQNCGFWRDVVARWSAAVPDFTEREYRSLQRRYERLRSLLRPFDELSFDRPQFARYAEYTQALFIAISDLSGASVIVDSSKNPARALALSRVPGLDVRMLHLVRDVRGVAYSLRKSKRRNNLRFAGTWATINYCCERVRPKIPGPNLFLRYEDYTADLDGTLGQLAELLGTERIGFEESTSHLMKQGHQVAGNDARMRPVQKISTDEVWRGQFGFGLQKGLYLLVLPLMLRYRYRL, encoded by the coding sequence ATGGCGAACACGCAACTGGCCTTCGATGACCTCGGGCGGCAGCCGGAGCCCGAGCCGCGGGGCAGCGCCCTGCGCGCCGTGCAGGACCGCCGCAAGCCGCTCACGGTAGCCTACATCGCGGGCGATGGCCGCAGCGGCTCGACGCTGCTGGACCGGCTCATCGGCGCCTACCCCGGGACCTTCTCCTGCGGAGAACTCGGCAACCTGTTGCAGTCCATCGCCTCGCCGGACGAATTCTGCGCCTGCGGCTCCCGCGCCCAGAACTGCGGCTTCTGGCGCGACGTGGTGGCGCGCTGGAGCGCAGCGGTGCCTGACTTCACCGAGCGCGAATACCGCTCGCTGCAGCGGCGCTACGAGCGGCTGCGTTCGCTGCTGCGGCCCTTCGACGAGCTTTCCTTCGATCGGCCGCAGTTCGCCCGCTATGCCGAGTACACCCAGGCGCTGTTCATCGCGATCTCCGATCTGTCCGGCGCCAGCGTGATCGTGGACTCTTCCAAGAACCCGGCCCGCGCCCTGGCTCTGTCGCGGGTCCCGGGCCTTGACGTGCGCATGTTGCATCTGGTGCGGGACGTGCGCGGCGTGGCGTACTCCCTGCGCAAGTCCAAGCGCCGCAACAACCTTAGGTTCGCTGGCACCTGGGCCACCATCAACTACTGCTGCGAGCGGGTGCGCCCCAAGATTCCCGGGCCGAACCTGTTCCTGCGCTACGAGGACTACACCGCTGACCTGGACGGCACCCTGGGCCAGCTCGCGGAGTTGCTCGGCACCGAGCGCATCGGCTTCGAGGAGAGCACCAGCCATCTCATGAAGCAGGGCCACCAGGTGGCTGGCAACGACGCCCGCATGCGCCCGGTGCAGAAGATCTCCACCGATGAGGTCTGGCGCGGCCAATTCGGCTTCGGCCTGCAGAAGGGGCTGTACCTCCTGGTGCTGCCGCTGATGCTGCGCTACCGCTATCGCCTCTGA
- the asnB gene encoding asparagine synthase (glutamine-hydrolyzing) has product MCGIAGIFSPGPRGVQQAEVQAMCDAIRHRGPDDAGYHVQGRVGLGMRRLSIIDLATGHQPVRNEDGSVWVVMNGEIYNYRELRKELEGRGHRFYTATDTETIVHLYEEYGAGCVDKLRGMFAFALWDARCQSLLLARDRLGIKPLYYGESGGRVFFGSELKSLLALPDIPRELNWGSVNHLFTSLCTPGRESIIAGVHKLPPGHTLTLHADGAQRLVRYWDVSFEPDYVHGEKYFAERLRELLEESVDLHLVSDVPVGAFLSGGLDSSSVVAFMARRSERPVKTFSIGFEETAYDETPAARRVAEQFGTEHTQLILNPDVGQVIDDIVWHLDEPFGDSSAIPTYMVSKLAAQEVKVVLSGDGGDELFAGYDRYRVEERERLYEYAPAPLRRILGRIGASMPEGAKGRNFLRHLALTGTDRYLDSTSLFKREQKLRLFRPEAAELVDNHDPSREARAFLKRLDGDWLSTLQHWDLKSYLPLDILTKVDRMSMAHSLEARVPLLDHKLVEFAATIPPEYRMRNGETKSIFKRAMRGILPDEIIDRRKQGFAVPLGAWFRGRLSGFARELLLDGGARSHVFDRGYISQLLDMHERGRDLNLQLWTLISFELWCRKFLDAHKPRPELRLPAVTLGAPTEARA; this is encoded by the coding sequence ATGTGCGGTATAGCAGGAATCTTCAGCCCCGGCCCCCGGGGCGTGCAGCAGGCCGAGGTCCAGGCCATGTGCGATGCCATCCGGCATCGCGGCCCGGACGACGCGGGCTACCACGTGCAGGGCCGCGTGGGCCTCGGCATGCGCCGCCTCAGCATCATCGATCTCGCTACCGGCCACCAGCCGGTGCGCAACGAGGACGGCAGCGTCTGGGTGGTGATGAACGGCGAGATCTACAACTACCGCGAGCTGCGCAAGGAGCTGGAGGGCCGCGGCCACCGCTTCTACACCGCCACCGACACCGAGACGATAGTGCACCTGTATGAGGAATACGGTGCCGGCTGCGTGGACAAGCTGCGCGGCATGTTCGCCTTCGCCTTGTGGGACGCGCGCTGCCAGAGCCTGCTCCTGGCCCGCGACCGGCTCGGCATCAAGCCCCTGTACTACGGCGAGAGCGGTGGGCGGGTGTTCTTCGGCTCGGAACTGAAGTCGCTGCTGGCGCTTCCGGACATCCCGCGGGAACTCAATTGGGGCTCGGTCAACCACCTGTTCACCAGCCTGTGCACCCCGGGCCGGGAGAGCATCATCGCCGGCGTGCACAAGCTGCCGCCGGGCCACACCCTCACCCTGCACGCCGATGGCGCCCAGCGCCTGGTGCGCTACTGGGATGTGAGCTTCGAGCCTGACTACGTGCATGGCGAGAAGTACTTCGCCGAGCGCCTGCGCGAACTCCTGGAGGAGTCCGTGGATCTGCACCTGGTCAGCGACGTACCGGTGGGCGCGTTCCTGAGCGGCGGCCTCGACTCCAGCTCGGTGGTGGCGTTCATGGCGCGCCGCAGCGAGCGCCCGGTCAAGACCTTCTCCATCGGCTTCGAAGAAACCGCCTACGACGAGACTCCGGCGGCCCGGCGCGTCGCCGAGCAGTTCGGCACCGAACACACCCAGCTCATCCTCAATCCGGACGTCGGGCAGGTGATAGACGACATCGTCTGGCACCTGGACGAGCCCTTCGGCGACTCCTCGGCGATCCCCACATACATGGTGTCCAAGCTCGCCGCCCAAGAGGTCAAGGTCGTGCTGTCCGGCGACGGCGGTGACGAGCTGTTCGCAGGGTACGACCGCTACCGGGTGGAGGAGCGTGAACGGCTCTATGAGTACGCGCCGGCCCCGCTACGCCGCATCCTCGGCCGTATCGGAGCCTCCATGCCTGAGGGCGCCAAGGGGCGTAACTTCCTGCGACACCTCGCGCTGACCGGCACGGACCGCTACCTCGACTCCACCTCGCTGTTCAAGCGCGAGCAGAAGCTGCGCCTGTTCAGGCCCGAGGCGGCGGAGCTCGTGGACAACCACGATCCCTCGCGTGAGGCGCGCGCTTTCCTCAAGCGCCTGGATGGCGATTGGCTCTCCACCCTGCAGCACTGGGACCTCAAGAGCTACCTGCCGCTGGACATCCTCACCAAGGTGGACCGCATGAGCATGGCTCACTCGCTCGAGGCGCGGGTGCCGCTGCTCGACCATAAGCTGGTGGAATTCGCGGCTACCATCCCGCCTGAGTACCGCATGCGCAACGGCGAGACCAAGAGCATCTTCAAGCGCGCCATGCGCGGCATCCTGCCGGACGAGATCATCGACCGCCGCAAGCAGGGCTTCGCGGTCCCGCTGGGCGCCTGGTTCCGCGGCCGACTCTCGGGCTTCGCCCGGGAACTGCTGCTGGATGGCGGGGCCCGCAGCCACGTCTTCGACCGCGGCTACATCTCCCAGCTCCTGGACATGCACGAGCGCGGCCGCGACCTCAACCTCCAGCTCTGGACCCTGATCTCCTTCGAGCTCTGGTGCCGCAAGTTCCTGGACGCGCACAAGCCGCGGCCGGAACTGCGCCTGCCGGCGGTGACGCTGGGTGCGCCCACGGAGGCGCGCGCATGA
- a CDS encoding polysaccharide deacetylase family protein has translation MIRNMVKAAAAATLQRTGVTALIGARSRKVALPLVVGYHRVVEDFDRDSRGYIAPMLISTSTLEKQLDWIGRRFEFADPDGMDAWLYGAKPTGKPVAVVTFDDGYRDVYENAFPLLKRKGIPAVVFVVTDLVGTGELQIHDELYLLMKRALKAWGEPRQELVQSLGEARITAFSIQGVAGALDEPLHATRALLASLTQAQLIRLMKVLREKLGGAGGEGAGYVSMDWDMLIEMQRAGVKVGSHTRSHALLTNESAEKIKEEVQGSRLELERRLGAEVRHFAYPDGRFDALAVRSVAGAGYRFAYTTCLHRNTDHPSLTIPRRLLWENACLDAFGQFSPAVMDCQVNGIFDFAAHCANHME, from the coding sequence ATGATCCGTAACATGGTCAAGGCGGCTGCGGCGGCCACGCTGCAGCGTACCGGGGTGACCGCGCTCATCGGCGCGCGCTCCCGCAAGGTCGCCTTGCCTCTGGTGGTCGGTTACCACCGCGTGGTGGAGGACTTCGACCGCGATTCCCGTGGCTACATCGCGCCCATGCTCATCAGCACCAGCACCCTGGAGAAGCAGCTCGACTGGATCGGCCGGCGTTTCGAGTTCGCCGATCCGGACGGTATGGACGCCTGGCTGTACGGTGCCAAGCCTACCGGCAAGCCGGTGGCGGTGGTGACGTTCGACGACGGCTACCGCGACGTGTATGAGAACGCCTTCCCGCTGCTAAAGCGCAAGGGCATCCCGGCGGTAGTGTTCGTGGTCACGGACCTGGTCGGCACCGGTGAGCTGCAGATCCATGACGAGCTCTATCTCCTGATGAAGCGGGCGCTCAAGGCCTGGGGCGAGCCGCGCCAGGAGCTGGTGCAGTCCCTGGGCGAGGCCCGCATCACCGCCTTCAGCATCCAGGGAGTGGCTGGAGCGCTGGATGAACCCTTGCACGCCACCCGAGCGCTGTTGGCCTCCCTGACCCAGGCTCAGCTCATCCGCCTCATGAAAGTCCTGCGGGAGAAGCTCGGTGGCGCGGGAGGCGAGGGCGCCGGGTACGTGTCCATGGACTGGGACATGCTGATCGAGATGCAGCGGGCCGGCGTCAAGGTGGGTTCACATACCCGCAGCCACGCGCTTCTCACCAACGAGTCGGCCGAGAAGATCAAGGAGGAGGTGCAGGGATCGCGGCTCGAGTTGGAGCGGCGCCTGGGCGCCGAGGTGCGCCACTTCGCTTACCCGGACGGACGCTTCGACGCCCTGGCGGTGCGCTCCGTGGCAGGTGCGGGCTACCGCTTCGCCTATACCACCTGCCTGCATCGCAACACGGATCATCCCTCTCTCACAATCCCGCGGCGGCTCCTCTGGGAGAACGCCTGCCTGGATGCGTTCGGCCAGTTCTCGCCGGCGGTGATGGACTGCCAGGTCAACGGCATCTTCGACTTCGCGGCGCACTGCGCCAACCACATGGAATGA
- a CDS encoding polysaccharide biosynthesis C-terminal domain-containing protein — MTPPTAGGSVFKPAFMLMSGRALGFVAAFAIPVVLVRLFDQAEFGTYKQLFLIYTTLYGIAQLGMAESLYYFLPMDPTARGRYVSNSLLALGAAGLACLMALWAGSHAIAAWFHNPALAAYIPQVGIYLLLMLMAAVFEIVMITRKHHGFAFGAYALSDLARASLFVLPGLLFHSLAAVFAGAVTFAALRLCTASLYLRREFPRQPAFDANLMKRQLAYALPFALAVGIEAVQRDLHMYVVSNHFDAAVFAVYSVGCLQVPLVDFMMTSTSSVMMVRMSEDLRDGRRAAALELWLDTTRKLTLVFAFLVGGLMVCADKLIVLLFTASYAAAAPLFMVWTLSMLFMAIMTDSVLRVHADTRFLILLNVIRLAVVALTITAFLAHFGLMGAVLVTLLATLTAKAVGLMRIRKLMGCSYTSLLPWKDLGRVVAIVAASMAPCLALKPLLALSPLPSLLILGAAYAVSYVGLTWRFGPLSGAERRTVLQYLQLPAAWTSGNRRA, encoded by the coding sequence ATGACGCCCCCGACGGCGGGCGGCTCGGTGTTCAAGCCCGCCTTCATGCTCATGTCGGGGCGGGCGCTGGGTTTCGTGGCCGCCTTCGCGATCCCGGTGGTGCTGGTCCGCCTTTTCGACCAGGCGGAGTTCGGCACCTACAAGCAGCTGTTCCTGATCTATACCACCCTCTACGGCATCGCGCAGCTCGGCATGGCCGAAAGCCTCTATTACTTCCTGCCCATGGATCCCACGGCGCGCGGGCGCTACGTGTCCAACTCGCTGTTGGCGCTGGGGGCGGCGGGGCTGGCGTGCCTCATGGCGCTGTGGGCCGGATCCCACGCCATCGCCGCGTGGTTCCACAACCCGGCGCTCGCGGCCTATATCCCGCAGGTGGGCATCTACCTCCTGCTGATGCTGATGGCGGCGGTGTTCGAGATCGTGATGATCACCCGCAAGCATCACGGCTTCGCCTTCGGCGCCTACGCGCTCTCGGACCTGGCTCGGGCGAGCCTGTTTGTGCTGCCGGGACTACTGTTCCATAGCCTGGCGGCGGTATTCGCCGGCGCGGTCACCTTTGCTGCGCTCAGGCTCTGCACCGCCTCGCTGTATCTAAGGCGCGAGTTCCCGCGCCAGCCGGCCTTCGACGCCAATCTGATGAAGCGTCAGCTCGCCTATGCACTGCCGTTCGCCCTGGCGGTGGGTATAGAGGCGGTGCAGCGGGACCTGCACATGTACGTGGTCTCCAACCATTTCGACGCTGCCGTGTTCGCGGTGTATTCAGTGGGCTGCCTGCAGGTGCCCCTGGTGGATTTCATGATGACTTCCACGAGTAGCGTGATGATGGTGCGTATGAGCGAAGACTTGCGGGATGGGCGTCGTGCCGCGGCCCTGGAGCTGTGGCTGGATACCACCCGCAAGCTGACCCTCGTGTTCGCGTTCCTGGTGGGCGGACTCATGGTCTGCGCTGACAAGCTCATCGTGCTGCTGTTCACCGCCAGTTACGCCGCCGCCGCGCCGCTGTTCATGGTCTGGACCTTGAGCATGCTGTTCATGGCCATCATGACCGACAGCGTGCTGCGTGTGCATGCAGACACCCGCTTCCTGATCCTGCTCAACGTCATCCGCCTCGCCGTGGTGGCGCTCACCATCACCGCGTTCCTGGCTCATTTCGGACTCATGGGCGCGGTGCTGGTGACGCTGCTGGCCACCCTCACCGCCAAAGCGGTGGGTCTGATGCGCATAAGGAAGCTGATGGGCTGCAGCTACACGAGCCTCCTGCCGTGGAAGGACCTGGGTCGCGTCGTCGCTATCGTCGCCGCCTCCATGGCGCCGTGCCTGGCACTGAAGCCCCTGCTGGCGCTGTCGCCGTTGCCTTCGCTCTTGATCCTGGGGGCGGCATACGCCGTCTCCTACGTTGGGCTCACGTGGCGGTTCGGCCCCCTGAGTGGGGCCGAACGCCGCACCGTTCTGCAATACCTGCAACTGCCCGCCGCCTGGACGAGCGGCAACCGGCGGGCCTGA
- a CDS encoding GNAT family N-acetyltransferase, which translates to MEDTAYPQTITRTVPRVKLNAHGERPALKVERVEDADMLGLLRFEWDTLLRNSGADCLFLTWEWLATWWKHLSAGRRLHLLVVRRGDQLLAIAPLALRPPQLQRLLPFRTLEFMGGGDVGSDYLDIIVQPHEEQGVLQALADYLQERGLVIELSRVKPASRRIATLVSLLGQAGWQAEQKITDNCPYIPLAGQSWQSYMAGVSGAHRRNVRRRLKLLAEDFRTVEFRRSATETERQDDIETFFGLHRLRWSGDERSTALTGPAVLSFHREFSRLALERGWLRLYVLRLDGTAVASTYSFRYGDAFYYYQAGYDPAYNDHSVGLSTLALVVQEAIAEGVAEFDMLHGVESYKALWTRSSRDLVRVHCFPPSVRGTLCRRALNLKQNLKRLVRRGPMPLQEVKA; encoded by the coding sequence ATGGAAGACACAGCCTACCCCCAGACCATCACCCGCACTGTGCCGCGCGTCAAGCTCAACGCCCACGGCGAGCGACCCGCGCTCAAGGTGGAGCGCGTGGAGGACGCGGACATGCTGGGACTGCTGCGCTTCGAATGGGACACGCTGCTCCGCAATAGCGGGGCGGACTGCCTGTTCCTCACCTGGGAATGGCTTGCCACCTGGTGGAAGCACCTCTCGGCCGGCCGGCGCCTGCACCTTCTGGTGGTGCGCCGCGGCGACCAGCTGCTCGCCATAGCGCCGCTGGCGCTCAGGCCGCCGCAGCTGCAGCGGCTGCTGCCGTTCCGGACCCTGGAGTTCATGGGCGGCGGGGACGTTGGCTCGGACTACCTAGATATCATCGTGCAGCCGCATGAGGAGCAGGGCGTGCTGCAGGCCCTGGCGGATTACCTGCAGGAACGGGGACTCGTGATCGAGTTGTCCCGCGTCAAGCCGGCTTCGCGCCGCATCGCCACCCTGGTCTCATTGCTCGGACAAGCCGGGTGGCAGGCGGAGCAGAAGATCACCGACAACTGCCCCTATATTCCGCTCGCCGGCCAAAGCTGGCAGTCCTACATGGCGGGGGTGAGCGGCGCGCACCGGCGTAACGTGCGCCGGAGACTCAAGCTCCTGGCGGAGGATTTCCGCACGGTCGAGTTCCGGCGCAGCGCCACCGAGACGGAGCGCCAGGACGACATCGAGACGTTCTTCGGACTGCATCGGTTGCGCTGGTCGGGGGACGAGCGTTCCACGGCTCTCACCGGTCCCGCGGTGCTTTCCTTCCACCGCGAGTTCAGCCGCCTGGCGCTGGAACGGGGCTGGCTGCGGCTGTACGTGCTGCGGCTGGACGGCACGGCAGTGGCCTCCACCTATTCGTTCCGTTACGGCGATGCCTTCTATTACTACCAGGCCGGCTACGACCCTGCCTACAACGACCACAGCGTCGGACTATCGACCCTCGCATTGGTCGTACAGGAGGCCATCGCCGAGGGCGTGGCCGAATTCGACATGCTGCACGGCGTCGAGAGTTATAAGGCGCTTTGGACCCGCAGCAGTCGGGACCTGGTGCGTGTCCACTGCTTCCCACCGAGCGTGCGTGGCACGCTGTGTCGCCGTGCCCTGAATCTCAAGCAGAACCTGAAGCGCCTGGTGCGGCGCGGCCCGATGCCACTGCAGGAGGTCAAGGCATGA
- a CDS encoding acyl carrier protein, which yields MYTQESLLHKVNLLFEDALGEPAPAPDTDLFASGLMDSLEFAGLLLSIEAEFGFDLTFESMDMDAFHSLAGIVRFVAAHTRLSPMAVACLAAPERALVSHA from the coding sequence ATGTACACCCAAGAATCACTGCTGCATAAGGTCAACCTGCTGTTCGAGGACGCGCTGGGCGAACCCGCGCCGGCCCCGGATACTGACCTGTTCGCATCCGGGTTGATGGATTCGTTGGAGTTCGCCGGCCTCCTGCTGAGCATCGAGGCGGAGTTCGGCTTCGACCTCACCTTCGAGAGCATGGACATGGATGCGTTTCATTCACTGGCCGGCATCGTACGCTTCGTCGCCGCGCACACGCGCCTGAGCCCGATGGCCGTTGCGTGTCTTGCTGCGCCCGAGCGGGCGCTCGTGAGCCACGCCTAG
- a CDS encoding GNAT family protein produces the protein MELIPLDDDSLIELGARWLSEKHNRKWLDLGGGEKPIGAMALRIMTKNDAHIIRAFTADDDGGPIGLVALSSVNRDFRAAVLWALLGDRRYTGKGYLYRSTSAMLTLGFDVHGLECVNAWALESNQASLRILKKLNFRPIGRQRHGRDGEGEPFDRLLFELQAGEHRSPDVHPRITAA, from the coding sequence GTGGAACTGATACCCCTGGATGACGATTCCCTGATAGAGCTGGGCGCCCGCTGGCTCTCCGAGAAGCACAACCGCAAGTGGCTGGACCTGGGCGGCGGCGAGAAGCCGATAGGCGCCATGGCGCTCAGGATCATGACCAAGAACGACGCGCACATCATCCGCGCCTTCACAGCAGATGATGATGGCGGACCGATCGGATTGGTGGCGCTGAGCAGTGTGAACCGGGATTTCCGCGCCGCGGTGCTGTGGGCGCTCCTCGGCGATCGACGGTATACGGGCAAGGGCTACTTGTACCGCTCCACTTCCGCGATGCTGACCTTGGGGTTCGACGTGCACGGCCTGGAGTGCGTGAACGCCTGGGCACTGGAGTCCAACCAGGCTTCGCTACGCATCCTCAAGAAGCTCAACTTCCGGCCCATCGGCCGCCAGCGCCATGGCCGGGACGGGGAGGGCGAACCCTTCGACCGGCTGTTGTTCGAGCTGCAGGCCGGCGAGCACAGGAGCCCCGATGTACACCCAAGAATCACTGCTGCATAA